The following are from one region of the Hyla sarda isolate aHylSar1 chromosome 6, aHylSar1.hap1, whole genome shotgun sequence genome:
- the TXN2 gene encoding thioredoxin, mitochondrial isoform X1: protein MTSRARPFVTWSHVTRAPRLSQEVTVLKMAQRLMLRRLISSFGRSVTGSAQPIPRYQSQCPQTRGLLSTTSTHPVLTAARTFHISPSCRVTFNVQNKDDFEDRVVGSETPVVVDFHAQWCGPCKILGPRLEKMVAKQQGKVLMAKVDIDDHTDLALEYEVSAVPTVLAMKNGAVVDQFVGVKEEDQLQAFLEKLIGP, encoded by the exons ATGACGTCACGCGCGCGTCCTTTTGTCACGTGGTCGCACGTCACACGAGCTCCTCGTCTTTCTCAGGAAGTGACGGTTCTCAAG ATGGCACAGAGGTTGATGTTAAGACGACTTATTTCTTCATTTGGGAGAAGTGTAACTGGATCTGCACAGCCCATCCCCCGCTACCAGTCACAATGTCCACAGACACGGGGTCTGCTGTCTACGACCTCAACACATCCTGTCCTTACCGCTGCTCGCACCTTTCACATATCGCCTTCCTGTAGAGTGACGTTCAACGTGCAGAATAAAGACGACTTTGAGGATCGAGTTGTTGGGAGTGAAACGCCAGTGGTAGTGGATTTTCATGCACA ATGGTGCGGTCCATGCAAAATTTTGGGACCTCGCCTGGAAAAGATGGTGGCGAAACAACAAGGGAAAGTCTTGATGGCCAAAGTTGACATAGATGACCATACTGATCTCGCTCTTGAATACGAG GTATCGGCCGTGCCCACAGTTCTCGCAATGAAAAATGGCGCTGTTGTCGATCAGTTTGTGGGCGTCAAAGAGGAGGATCAGTTGCAAGCTTTTCTTGAGAAACTCATTGGACCCTAA
- the TXN2 gene encoding thioredoxin, mitochondrial isoform X2 — translation MAQRLMLRRLISSFGRSVTGSAQPIPRYQSQCPQTRGLLSTTSTHPVLTAARTFHISPSCRVTFNVQNKDDFEDRVVGSETPVVVDFHAQWCGPCKILGPRLEKMVAKQQGKVLMAKVDIDDHTDLALEYEVSAVPTVLAMKNGAVVDQFVGVKEEDQLQAFLEKLIGP, via the exons ATGGCACAGAGGTTGATGTTAAGACGACTTATTTCTTCATTTGGGAGAAGTGTAACTGGATCTGCACAGCCCATCCCCCGCTACCAGTCACAATGTCCACAGACACGGGGTCTGCTGTCTACGACCTCAACACATCCTGTCCTTACCGCTGCTCGCACCTTTCACATATCGCCTTCCTGTAGAGTGACGTTCAACGTGCAGAATAAAGACGACTTTGAGGATCGAGTTGTTGGGAGTGAAACGCCAGTGGTAGTGGATTTTCATGCACA ATGGTGCGGTCCATGCAAAATTTTGGGACCTCGCCTGGAAAAGATGGTGGCGAAACAACAAGGGAAAGTCTTGATGGCCAAAGTTGACATAGATGACCATACTGATCTCGCTCTTGAATACGAG GTATCGGCCGTGCCCACAGTTCTCGCAATGAAAAATGGCGCTGTTGTCGATCAGTTTGTGGGCGTCAAAGAGGAGGATCAGTTGCAAGCTTTTCTTGAGAAACTCATTGGACCCTAA